From a single Okeanomitos corallinicola TIOX110 genomic region:
- a CDS encoding PAS domain S-box protein: MNGDYITVDRNTYESLQQELLELRQAVSSLKQNKLSAPVGYDHKQMSLFLEYIPAAIAIFDLQMCYLSANRRWREDYGLKDQEIIGRSHYEIFPEIPQHWPEIHQKCLKGEFAKCEEDSFHRTDGTIEWIKWEIHPWYQDSNEIGGMIMFTEVITKRKQAEIALLKSEKRLRDIATNLPGAIFQFTNRNNVWAVDYISDFIWELAGITANEMIADFHKFISLVHPEDFNNYLNSVIAAIQNSTPWHYEGRLIKPNGEITWWQGDSTPTTNEKGEIIFCGVLLDITARKTAEAALKKLNEELEHKVEERTTAWRKSEARLQRLADNVPGMMYEFCLSPDEEMSFNYVSSGCRELLELTPEEIQQDGLLVFNYIHPQDIPEIKDRIFQSAQTLDNYEAEWRIKTTSHIKKWVKAIAKPEVQNNGNIVWYGCLFEITKLKQAESKLQEKEEFLRSIYEGITQIIFVLDTMGEDDFSYVGMNRTAEKVTGINEKDLIGKSPRYVHGEIEGQKVINRYKSCIKLGKAITYEENLTIKNQPNWWLTTLHPIKDNDGNIYRIIGTTIDITERKKAEAALQDSQDFIERIANFSPNIIYILDLEEKRNIYANREITNLLGYSLSEIKSMGVNLIPTISHPEDVEKMQAHWQRCMNSADGETLQVEYRIRKANGEWCWLYSRDTVFNRHENGKGKEILGVATDITERKKSEILLQEQAENLKNALRDLKRTQTQLIHSEKMSSLGNMVAGIAHEINNPVNFIHGNLFPAYEYVEDLLSVLNLYQRYFPEPPEEIQEKILDVELEFLKEDLVKLLNSMRVGTDRIREIVLSLRNFSRLDEAEVKEVNIHEGIDSTLMILQNRLKAQPNHPAVSVIRDYGNIPLIKCYPGQMNQVFMNIFSNAIDALEEVKLITKPREIRITTKMINNSRLAIRIADNGSGIPPEILTKLFDPFFTTKDVGKGTGLGLSISYQIIVDKHKGNLYCHSTLGQGTEFVIEIPITQAAKPK, encoded by the coding sequence ATGAATGGTGATTATATCACTGTAGACAGAAACACTTACGAATCTCTACAACAGGAACTTCTGGAACTTCGTCAAGCAGTCAGCAGCTTGAAGCAAAATAAGTTATCTGCTCCTGTTGGGTATGATCACAAGCAGATGAGTTTATTTTTAGAATATATCCCCGCAGCGATCGCCATATTTGATCTTCAGATGTGCTATTTATCAGCAAACCGTCGTTGGCGAGAAGATTATGGTTTAAAAGATCAAGAAATTATTGGTCGTAGTCACTATGAAATTTTTCCAGAAATACCCCAACATTGGCCAGAAATTCACCAAAAATGTTTAAAAGGTGAATTCGCAAAATGTGAAGAAGATAGCTTTCACCGTACCGATGGCACAATAGAATGGATCAAATGGGAAATACATCCTTGGTATCAAGATAGTAATGAAATCGGCGGCATGATCATGTTCACCGAAGTAATTACCAAACGTAAACAGGCAGAAATAGCCCTATTAAAAAGTGAAAAACGGTTAAGAGATATTGCCACAAATCTGCCGGGGGCAATTTTTCAATTTACCAACCGCAATAATGTTTGGGCTGTAGATTATATCAGCGATTTTATCTGGGAACTAGCTGGAATTACCGCTAATGAAATGATAGCAGATTTTCATAAATTTATTTCCCTTGTTCATCCAGAAGATTTTAATAATTATTTAAACTCTGTAATTGCAGCCATTCAAAATTCTACCCCTTGGCATTATGAAGGAAGACTCATCAAACCCAATGGAGAAATTACATGGTGGCAAGGAGACTCAACCCCAACCACAAATGAAAAAGGTGAGATTATTTTTTGTGGTGTTTTATTAGATATTACAGCCAGAAAAACAGCCGAAGCTGCACTGAAAAAACTCAACGAAGAATTAGAACATAAAGTAGAAGAAAGAACAACTGCCTGGCGTAAAAGTGAAGCTAGACTACAGAGATTAGCTGACAATGTACCAGGAATGATGTATGAATTCTGTTTATCACCTGATGAAGAAATGTCCTTTAACTACGTCTCTTCAGGATGTCGAGAACTTTTAGAATTAACTCCAGAAGAAATCCAACAAGATGGATTATTAGTATTTAATTATATTCATCCCCAAGATATACCAGAGATAAAAGATAGAATATTTCAATCTGCCCAAACCTTAGATAACTATGAAGCTGAATGGAGAATTAAAACTACTTCTCATATCAAAAAATGGGTCAAAGCCATAGCCAAACCAGAAGTACAGAATAATGGTAATATAGTCTGGTATGGTTGTTTATTTGAAATTACTAAACTCAAACAAGCCGAATCAAAATTACAAGAAAAAGAAGAATTTCTGCGTAGTATTTATGAAGGTATTACTCAAATTATATTTGTACTTGATACTATGGGCGAAGATGATTTTTCCTATGTAGGAATGAATCGAACTGCCGAAAAAGTTACAGGAATAAATGAAAAAGATTTAATAGGTAAATCACCAAGATATGTACATGGGGAAATAGAAGGTCAAAAAGTAATTAACCGCTATAAAAGTTGTATAAAATTAGGTAAAGCGATTACTTATGAAGAAAATCTTACTATTAAGAATCAACCGAATTGGTGGCTAACCACACTTCACCCAATCAAAGATAATGACGGAAATATCTATCGAATTATAGGAACTACTATAGATATTACTGAGCGAAAAAAAGCCGAAGCTGCGCTGCAAGATAGCCAGGATTTTATTGAACGTATTGCTAACTTCTCCCCTAATATTATTTATATTCTTGATTTAGAAGAAAAACGCAACATTTACGCTAACCGAGAAATTACTAACTTATTAGGATACTCCCTCTCAGAGATCAAAAGTATGGGAGTCAATTTAATTCCCACAATCAGCCATCCAGAAGATGTAGAAAAAATGCAAGCACATTGGCAGAGGTGTATGAATTCTGCCGATGGAGAAACCCTACAAGTTGAATACCGGATCAGAAAAGCCAATGGTGAATGGTGCTGGTTATACAGTCGAGATACAGTTTTTAATCGTCACGAAAATGGAAAAGGTAAGGAAATTTTAGGTGTAGCTACAGACATCACAGAACGCAAAAAATCAGAAATATTATTACAAGAACAAGCCGAAAACCTGAAAAATGCTCTCAGAGATTTAAAGCGGACACAAACTCAACTTATCCATAGTGAAAAGATGTCATCTTTAGGGAATATGGTAGCTGGTATTGCCCATGAAATTAATAATCCTGTTAACTTTATTCACGGTAATCTATTTCCAGCCTACGAATATGTAGAAGACTTATTAAGTGTATTAAACTTATATCAAAGATACTTCCCAGAACCACCAGAAGAAATTCAAGAAAAAATCTTAGATGTAGAATTAGAATTTTTGAAAGAAGATTTAGTGAAACTGCTTAACTCGATGCGTGTAGGTACAGACAGAATTAGAGAAATTGTCTTATCATTGCGTAACTTCTCCCGTTTAGATGAAGCAGAAGTCAAAGAAGTTAACATTCACGAAGGCATAGATAGCACCTTAATGATTTTGCAAAATCGCCTCAAAGCCCAGCCAAATCATCCAGCAGTATCAGTAATTAGAGATTACGGAAATATCCCACTCATTAAATGCTATCCAGGTCAAATGAATCAAGTATTTATGAATATTTTTAGTAATGCTATTGATGCTTTAGAAGAAGTGAAGCTCATTACTAAACCAAGAGAAATTAGAATTACTACTAAAATGATCAATAATTCTCGATTAGCTATCCGTATTGCCGATAATGGATCAGGAATACCTCCAGAAATTCTTACCAAATTGTTTGACCCATTTTTTACCACGAAAGATGTAGGTAAAGGTACAGGATTAGGGCTTTCTATTAGTTACCAAATTATAGTAGATAAACATAAAGGTAATTTATATTGTCACTCTACCTTGGGGCAAGGAACAGAGTTTGTAATTGAAATTCCTATTACTCAAGCAGCAAAACCTAAGTAG
- a CDS encoding metallophosphoesterase, with protein MNLISEPSVPVKIQKMKQRVRWLHPSIKQREIDQTSMILDDNGREENPDFSFMVIGDSGTKSHYGSHPQRQVAEMMLNHSDDCRFVLHTGDVIYVVGSREYYPANFIEPYRECLVGGENTKDIAYDQMVFKLPILPVLGNHDYYDVPWLYRLITGSTLPLRRMLRYKDIEIGWHGSNQGDAYTRAFIDYLAAIPPRELERHLDKHYTGKSHTGLCLRYQPGKFTRLPNRYYTFNYGEIDFFALDSNTFNTPEPLPENQAGDIRQELLKRRQKLEKEELQILSECEKLNSENPEDSEQLADLGGKLDQINEVKIDIQKQLETHTNADVDFEQLEWLRSRLIASWQNSEVRGRVIFFHHPPYVTEATKWNQGQTLAVRHRLRAVFEQVAAALGNLTEGRPLVDLVFNGHAHCLEHLRTGDTGYADSHINYIVSGGSGRRPRRQRKEGTELMETFPDSPRKVADSLLYVGRSGHGSQRKKPYSCVRVDVKAGFPAKFVITPLVTEYIEGKWCDRSLEPFII; from the coding sequence ATGAACTTGATTTCTGAACCATCAGTTCCTGTAAAAATTCAAAAAATGAAACAGCGGGTGCGATGGCTACATCCTAGCATTAAGCAACGAGAAATTGACCAAACCTCCATGATCTTAGATGATAATGGCAGGGAAGAAAATCCCGATTTTTCATTTATGGTAATTGGTGATTCGGGAACTAAATCTCATTATGGTTCTCATCCTCAACGTCAAGTTGCAGAAATGATGTTAAATCATAGTGATGATTGTCGTTTTGTTTTGCACACTGGTGATGTCATTTATGTTGTTGGTTCTCGTGAATATTATCCAGCGAATTTTATTGAACCCTATCGGGAATGTTTAGTAGGTGGAGAAAATACCAAAGATATAGCTTATGATCAGATGGTTTTTAAGTTACCAATTCTCCCAGTTTTAGGTAATCATGATTATTATGATGTACCTTGGTTGTATCGCTTAATTACAGGTTCGACGTTACCTTTGCGTCGGATGCTGCGTTACAAAGATATAGAGATTGGTTGGCATGGTTCAAACCAAGGTGATGCTTATACAAGAGCTTTTATTGATTATTTAGCAGCTATTCCTCCCAGAGAGTTGGAACGTCATTTAGATAAACACTACACCGGAAAAAGTCATACAGGTTTATGTTTGCGTTATCAACCAGGAAAATTTACCCGCTTACCTAATCGTTATTATACCTTTAATTATGGTGAAATTGACTTTTTTGCCTTAGATTCTAATACTTTTAATACCCCAGAACCTTTACCAGAAAATCAAGCGGGAGATATTCGTCAGGAGTTATTAAAACGTCGTCAAAAACTGGAAAAAGAGGAGTTACAAATTTTATCAGAATGTGAAAAATTGAACTCAGAAAATCCAGAAGATTCCGAACAATTAGCAGATTTAGGTGGTAAATTAGACCAAATTAACGAAGTTAAAATTGATATTCAAAAACAACTAGAAACCCACACCAATGCAGATGTTGATTTTGAACAATTGGAATGGTTGCGAAGTCGGTTAATTGCATCTTGGCAAAATTCAGAAGTGCGGGGAAGGGTAATATTTTTCCATCATCCACCTTATGTTACAGAAGCCACTAAGTGGAATCAAGGACAAACCCTAGCAGTGCGTCATCGTTTAAGAGCAGTATTTGAACAGGTTGCAGCAGCTTTGGGTAATCTTACTGAAGGTAGACCGTTGGTAGATTTGGTGTTTAATGGTCATGCACACTGCTTAGAACATCTGCGGACAGGGGATACAGGATATGCTGATTCTCACATTAATTATATAGTTTCTGGTGGCAGTGGTCGTCGCCCCCGTCGGCAACGAAAAGAAGGAACAGAACTGATGGAAACATTTCCTGATTCTCCTCGTAAAGTTGCTGATTCTTTGTTGTATGTAGGACGTAGTGGCCATGGTTCTCAGAGGAAGAAACCTTATTCCTGCGTGCGGGTAGACGTAAAAGCCGGATTTCCTGCTAAGTTTGTAATTACACCCTTAGTAACAGAATATATAGAAGGAAAATGGTGCGATCGCTCTTTAGAACCGTTTATAATTTAA
- a CDS encoding efflux RND transporter permease subunit: MFADFFIKRPVFTTVCAIIVFLLGSISIPTLPTAQYPEISPTQIIVTSNYIGASAEVVESTVTSILERQINGVEGIKYITSSSSNDGTSTITVTFDADKDKDIAAVDVLNRVSLAEPQLPDAVKQTGVTVSKQSNNILLGMGLYSENQEFDNIFLSNYADLYVAEALKRLPGVNEARIFGERRYAMRLWLDPNKLATRKLTTSDVINALNEQNLQVGAGQIGQEPAPTGQMFQIDLRAISRLTKPEEFEELVIKTADDGSLIKLKDVGRAELGAQNYSSFLRFKAQDGVGIGIFPTPGSNVLNVARAVKKEMARLSQSFPPGIKYEVAFDTTTIIEGSLSEVIKTLLLAISLVVLVIFIFLQDWRTTLIPVITIPLALIGTFGFIKVFNFSINTLTMFGLTLATGMVVDDAIIVVENISRLIQEEKLPPQKAASVAMEELSGAVIATSLVLMAVFVPVAFFPGSTGNIYKQFALTIAFSITISTFLALTLTPSLSAFLLRPTPPPRGIFGLFFGIINGFLAAMQRGYRKFLVFLTRIKAIVLVIFIVLIGFTGWIYLNVPTSFLPDEDQGYFITIVQAPEGSSLQYTSNVMSKVETEILKLPEIVGTFAIGGFSFSGNTANSGVIFSTLKSWDERTQPHQAVQAIIGQLMGKFSNITEASVFAVNPPAIRGLGSFSGFQFQLQDIAGTNSLNDMLAVVGQFMMQGNQTPGLQAVFSTFKANTPQIIVEVDRNKAKSLQVSVDDVFRTIQTYIGSRYVNDFNFLSRTYRVYVQAESQFRSNPNDINSLYVRSENNQMIPLSSLVKLTSTTGPQTINHYNLFRSIEINGSPAPGFSSGQATAAMEQLAKQILPTGMGYEWSGIVAEEKESGGQAPLIFGLGLVFVFLVLAAQYENYVDPLIILLAVPLAIMGALASQSLRGLSNDVFCQVGLVMLIGLASKNAILIVEFANQLRDQGLPITKAAVEAAQGRLRPILMTAISTLLGIFPLVIATGAGAGSRQSLGTAVFGGMFVATFLSLFIVPILYIIIGKIRQRLQPVSKY; encoded by the coding sequence ATGTTTGCTGATTTTTTTATTAAGCGGCCTGTATTTACCACTGTTTGTGCCATCATCGTTTTTTTGCTAGGATCAATTAGTATTCCTACCTTACCTACAGCCCAATATCCAGAAATTAGTCCTACTCAAATTATTGTTACTTCTAACTACATTGGTGCTAGTGCAGAAGTTGTAGAAAGCACCGTTACCTCTATTTTAGAACGACAAATTAATGGTGTAGAAGGCATTAAATATATCACTTCCAGTAGCAGTAATGATGGAACTAGCACTATTACAGTCACATTTGATGCTGACAAAGATAAAGATATTGCTGCTGTTGATGTTTTAAACCGGGTTTCCTTAGCTGAACCACAGTTACCAGATGCTGTTAAACAAACAGGAGTTACTGTTAGTAAACAGTCTAATAATATTTTGTTAGGGATGGGTTTGTATAGCGAGAATCAAGAATTTGATAATATATTTTTAAGTAATTACGCTGATTTATACGTTGCTGAAGCTTTAAAACGTCTCCCTGGTGTCAACGAAGCGCGAATTTTTGGGGAACGTCGTTATGCGATGCGGTTATGGCTTGACCCGAATAAACTAGCTACTAGAAAATTGACAACCAGCGATGTCATTAATGCTTTAAATGAGCAAAATTTACAGGTAGGTGCAGGACAAATTGGACAAGAACCAGCCCCAACAGGTCAAATGTTTCAAATTGATTTAAGGGCTATTAGTAGACTGACCAAACCAGAGGAATTTGAGGAATTAGTCATTAAAACTGCCGATGATGGTAGTTTGATTAAATTAAAAGATGTAGGTAGAGCAGAACTTGGCGCTCAAAATTATAGTTCTTTTTTGAGATTTAAAGCTCAAGATGGAGTAGGTATTGGGATATTTCCCACACCGGGAAGTAATGTTTTAAATGTTGCGAGGGCGGTTAAAAAAGAGATGGCAAGACTGTCTCAAAGTTTTCCACCGGGGATAAAATATGAAGTTGCCTTTGATACGACAACTATTATCGAAGGCTCTTTATCTGAAGTAATTAAAACATTATTATTGGCGATTTCCCTAGTTGTTTTAGTAATCTTTATTTTCCTTCAAGATTGGCGCACTACGTTAATTCCTGTCATCACAATTCCCCTAGCATTAATTGGTACTTTCGGTTTTATCAAAGTCTTTAACTTTTCCATTAACACACTAACCATGTTTGGCTTAACCTTAGCCACAGGGATGGTAGTTGATGATGCAATCATTGTAGTTGAAAACATTTCCCGTTTAATTCAAGAAGAAAAACTTCCTCCCCAAAAAGCTGCATCAGTAGCAATGGAGGAATTATCAGGAGCGGTAATTGCAACTTCCTTAGTATTAATGGCGGTGTTTGTCCCTGTAGCTTTCTTCCCTGGTTCAACGGGGAATATTTATAAACAATTTGCCTTAACTATTGCTTTTTCTATTACTATTTCTACATTTTTAGCTCTGACTCTCACACCTTCTCTATCTGCTTTTTTATTGCGTCCAACACCTCCTCCTCGTGGTATTTTTGGCTTGTTTTTTGGTATTATAAACGGCTTTTTGGCAGCCATGCAGCGAGGATATCGCAAATTTTTGGTTTTCTTAACAAGAATCAAGGCTATTGTTTTAGTAATATTTATTGTCTTAATTGGGTTTACAGGTTGGATTTATTTAAACGTTCCTACATCATTTCTTCCTGATGAAGACCAAGGTTACTTTATCACCATTGTTCAAGCACCTGAAGGTTCTTCTCTGCAATATACGAGTAACGTTATGAGTAAGGTAGAAACAGAAATTTTAAAATTACCAGAAATTGTTGGAACTTTTGCTATTGGTGGCTTTAGTTTTAGTGGTAATACTGCTAATAGTGGCGTAATTTTCAGTACCCTAAAATCCTGGGATGAAAGGACACAACCTCATCAAGCTGTACAAGCTATTATTGGTCAATTAATGGGCAAGTTTTCTAACATTACAGAAGCGAGTGTATTTGCCGTTAACCCCCCAGCAATTCGTGGTTTAGGTAGTTTTAGTGGTTTCCAATTTCAGTTGCAAGATATAGCAGGAACAAATAGTTTAAATGATATGTTGGCTGTTGTTGGTCAATTTATGATGCAGGGAAATCAAACCCCAGGATTACAAGCTGTGTTTAGCACTTTTAAAGCCAACACACCACAAATTATTGTCGAAGTAGATAGAAATAAAGCCAAATCTTTACAAGTTTCTGTAGATGATGTTTTCAGAACTATCCAAACTTATATAGGTTCAAGATATGTGAATGATTTTAATTTTCTCTCCCGTACTTATCGGGTATATGTACAAGCAGAATCTCAATTTCGCTCTAATCCCAATGATATTAATTCCTTGTACGTGAGGTCAGAAAATAATCAAATGATTCCTTTGAGTAGTTTGGTAAAACTAACTTCTACAACCGGACCACAAACTATTAACCATTACAACTTATTCCGTTCCATTGAAATTAATGGTTCTCCTGCACCGGGTTTTAGTTCAGGACAAGCAACCGCAGCAATGGAACAATTAGCTAAACAGATTTTACCCACAGGTATGGGTTATGAATGGTCGGGTATTGTTGCGGAGGAAAAAGAGTCAGGTGGACAAGCACCGTTAATTTTTGGTTTGGGTTTGGTGTTTGTGTTTTTGGTATTAGCTGCTCAATATGAAAATTATGTTGACCCTTTGATTATTTTGCTTGCAGTTCCCTTAGCTATTATGGGTGCGTTAGCATCTCAATCTTTACGGGGTTTAAGTAATGATGTATTTTGCCAAGTGGGGTTAGTCATGTTAATTGGTTTAGCTAGTAAAAATGCGATTTTAATTGTTGAGTTTGCTAACCAATTAAGAGACCAAGGTTTACCAATTACTAAAGCAGCGGTGGAAGCAGCACAAGGTCGTTTACGTCCGATTTTAATGACTGCTATTTCTACACTTTTAGGGATTTTTCCGTTGGTAATTGCTACGGGTGCTGGTGCGGGAAGTCGTCAATCTTTAGGTACTGCGGTGTTTGGAGGAATGTTTGTAGCGACTTTTTTAAGTTTGTTTATTGTGCCAATTTTGTATATTATTATTGGGAAGATTCGGCAGCGGTTACAACCTGTGAGTAAGTATTGA
- a CDS encoding DNA cytosine methyltransferase, translating to MINNQPISISLFTGAYGLDLGLEKAGFKTISVVEKDKDAVKTIAINRPYLQESAVSREIEKVSSQQLLEEGGRVLKLGRALLPGEVDLVTGGPPCQPFSTAGKRGSVMDPRGSLFMDFIRVVKEVQPRFFLMENVRGLLSASLRHRPINQRGKNYPPLEPDEIAGAALQVVLTEMKQLGYNVVYNLLEAADYGVPQNRLRVVFIGSRDGENVTFPLAKYSKDGKILPKWRTLKDGLIDLIDNKPEFMSYSENRLKFLKLLTAGQNWRYLPEELKQEAMGGAYNSGGGKVGFYRRLSWEKPSPTITTCPHQKATDMCHPVELRPLTVRESARIQTFPDDWIFHGSISSKYKQIGNAVPVLLAQELGEYLLNVMQGNQPIGKSVAEQLSLFPV from the coding sequence ATGATCAATAATCAACCTATCTCTATCTCCCTGTTTACAGGTGCTTATGGTTTAGATTTAGGCTTAGAAAAAGCAGGATTTAAAACTATTTCTGTTGTCGAAAAAGATAAAGATGCAGTCAAAACTATTGCTATAAACCGTCCCTATCTCCAAGAAAGTGCTGTTTCTAGAGAAATAGAAAAAGTCAGTTCTCAACAATTACTAGAAGAAGGTGGAAGAGTTTTAAAATTAGGACGTGCTTTACTTCCAGGTGAGGTAGACTTAGTAACCGGTGGTCCTCCTTGTCAACCATTTAGTACCGCAGGAAAACGTGGTTCTGTTATGGACCCGCGTGGTAGTTTATTTATGGACTTTATCCGAGTTGTTAAAGAAGTCCAACCCCGATTTTTTTTGATGGAAAATGTCAGAGGTTTACTTTCTGCTTCTCTACGTCATCGGCCAATAAACCAACGCGGTAAAAATTACCCACCTTTAGAACCTGATGAAATAGCTGGTGCAGCTTTACAAGTTGTTTTAACAGAAATGAAACAATTAGGTTATAACGTAGTTTACAACCTGTTAGAAGCAGCAGATTATGGAGTTCCTCAAAATAGATTGCGTGTAGTTTTTATTGGTTCTAGAGATGGTGAAAATGTAACTTTTCCTTTAGCTAAATATAGTAAAGATGGTAAAATTTTACCAAAATGGAGAACTTTAAAAGATGGGTTAATAGATTTGATTGATAATAAACCAGAATTTATGTCTTATTCCGAAAATCGTTTAAAGTTTTTAAAATTATTAACAGCAGGACAAAATTGGCGATATTTACCAGAAGAATTAAAACAAGAAGCAATGGGTGGTGCTTATAATTCTGGTGGTGGGAAAGTAGGATTTTATAGAAGATTATCTTGGGAAAAACCTTCACCAACTATTACAACTTGTCCCCATCAAAAAGCTACAGATATGTGTCATCCTGTAGAACTTCGTCCTTTAACTGTACGTGAGTCTGCGAGGATTCAAACTTTTCCTGATGATTGGATTTTTCATGGTTCTATCAGTTCTAAATATAAACAAATCGGTAATGCAGTACCAGTCTTACTTGCTCAAGAATTGGGTGAATATTTGCTAAATGTTATGCAAGGAAATCAACCCATAGGAAAATCAGTAGCTGAACAACTGTCTTTATTTCCTGTCTAG
- a CDS encoding efflux RND transporter periplasmic adaptor subunit — MTLPKPETDLEKIPPSSSKPPTQAKRWLRLLLATLLILGGGTAITWRLLTTKNPEPAANPQPAGVKVKLSTAQTGTIEDSAEYIATLESRRSVNLQPRVQGQISQIYVTSGDPVAAGAAIMQIDSRQQQATVNSLSAASQVAKAQLDNARATLQSLEAERLGKVADVKLNQQEYERYSQLVAQGAVSRQTQELYANRLATAKSELSAINSRIQAQKATISQTEKSLEQADANIRQQQVQLQYYKITAPFNGTVGNIPVKVGDVVNIATPLATITQNRPLEVNIPVPLERGPQLRQGLPVELINAQGKTLTTSRVFFISPNINNNSQSILIKALYNNSNGELRADQQIRARVIWSEREGVLIPTSAVSQIAGENFIFLAQTATSPEGNSQLIAKQKRVQLGDIKENNYQVKEGLKGDEKIVVSGIQNLRDGVPIIPEN; from the coding sequence ATGACTTTACCTAAACCAGAAACTGATTTAGAAAAAATTCCTCCGTCATCTTCAAAGCCACCTACTCAAGCCAAACGGTGGCTTCGCTTATTATTAGCTACACTACTAATCCTTGGTGGTGGTACAGCCATTACTTGGCGTTTGCTTACAACTAAAAATCCAGAACCTGCTGCCAATCCGCAACCGGCTGGGGTGAAAGTAAAATTATCTACAGCACAGACAGGTACAATTGAGGATAGTGCAGAATACATTGCTACTTTAGAGTCTAGGCGTTCTGTTAATCTCCAACCAAGAGTTCAAGGTCAAATTTCCCAAATATATGTGACATCAGGAGATCCAGTAGCTGCGGGTGCGGCCATCATGCAAATAGACTCAAGACAGCAACAAGCTACTGTTAATAGTTTATCTGCGGCTTCACAAGTAGCAAAAGCACAATTAGATAATGCCCGTGCGACCCTGCAATCTTTAGAAGCAGAAAGATTAGGTAAAGTTGCTGATGTCAAGTTAAACCAGCAAGAATATGAACGTTATTCGCAACTAGTTGCTCAAGGTGCTGTATCTCGACAAACTCAAGAGTTATATGCTAACAGATTAGCCACAGCTAAATCTGAACTGAGCGCAATAAACTCTCGTATTCAAGCCCAAAAAGCTACTATTTCCCAGACAGAAAAATCTTTAGAACAAGCCGATGCTAACATCAGACAACAACAAGTTCAGCTTCAGTATTACAAAATTACTGCCCCTTTTAATGGAACTGTAGGTAATATTCCGGTGAAAGTAGGAGATGTCGTAAATATTGCCACACCACTAGCTACCATCACCCAAAACAGACCTTTAGAGGTTAATATTCCTGTACCATTAGAAAGAGGTCCTCAATTACGTCAGGGATTACCAGTAGAATTAATTAATGCCCAGGGTAAAACTTTAACTACCAGCAGAGTATTTTTTATCTCTCCCAATATCAATAATAATTCCCAGTCAATTCTAATCAAAGCACTATACAACAACTCTAATGGTGAGTTAAGAGCAGATCAGCAAATTCGCGCTAGAGTGATTTGGAGTGAGCGAGAAGGGGTGTTAATTCCTACTAGCGCAGTATCGCAAATAGCCGGGGAAAATTTTATATTTTTAGCCCAAACCGCAACATCTCCAGAGGGTAATTCTCAATTAATAGCTAAACAGAAAAGAGTGCAATTAGGGGATATTAAAGAAAATAATTACCAAGTCAAAGAAGGGTTAAAAGGAGATGAAAAAATAGTTGTTTCCGGTATTCAAAATCTCAGAGATGGAGTACCAATAATTCCTGAAAATTAG
- a CDS encoding class I SAM-dependent methyltransferase: protein MVRSLFRTVYNLILILCLSWGILLTFSNLPSTALSVYEQRQNHSPDGIGKYYMGREIAQVMGYRGAGWLERPSRETEEKTSQIVELLDLKPDNVVADIGAGTGYLSFLIAPLLTQGKVLAVDIQPQMLEIIGYFKEEKNINNVEPILATETNPNLPEESIDLAIMVDAYHELAYPQEVMTKIVKSLKPGGKVVLVEYRGENPFIMIKRLHKMTQKQVKKEMKAVGLNFQETKNKLPQQHFMVFVK, encoded by the coding sequence ATGGTGCGATCGCTCTTTAGAACCGTTTATAATTTAATACTAATCCTATGTTTAAGTTGGGGAATATTACTAACTTTTTCCAACCTTCCCAGTACAGCATTATCCGTTTACGAACAGCGACAAAATCACAGTCCTGATGGTATCGGTAAATACTACATGGGTCGAGAAATAGCTCAAGTTATGGGTTATAGAGGTGCAGGATGGTTAGAAAGGCCGAGCAGAGAAACAGAAGAAAAAACCAGTCAAATAGTTGAACTGTTAGACTTAAAACCCGATAATGTAGTTGCAGATATTGGTGCTGGTACAGGTTATTTAAGTTTTTTAATAGCACCTTTATTAACCCAAGGTAAAGTTTTAGCAGTTGATATTCAACCACAAATGTTAGAAATAATTGGGTATTTTAAAGAAGAGAAAAACATCAATAATGTTGAACCAATTTTAGCCACAGAAACCAACCCTAACCTACCAGAAGAAAGTATAGATTTAGCAATTATGGTTGATGCTTATCATGAATTAGCATATCCCCAAGAAGTAATGACAAAAATTGTTAAATCTTTAAAACCAGGTGGAAAAGTTGTATTGGTAGAATATCGGGGAGAAAATCCCTTTATTATGATTAAACGGTTGCACAAAATGACACAAAAACAAGTCAAAAAAGAAATGAAAGCAGTAGGTTTAAATTTTCAAGAGACAAAAAATAAATTACCACAACAGCATTTTATGGTATTTGTGAAATAA